The following coding sequences are from one Panicum hallii strain FIL2 chromosome 5, PHallii_v3.1, whole genome shotgun sequence window:
- the LOC112891736 gene encoding cytochrome P450 94C1 has protein sequence MAAEPGALALHEAARALAASVQPQVAAVLFVSAACTVALAALLAVLRLRPPWWCACPVCEAYLTASWAGEFDNLCDWYAHLLRASPAQTVHVHVLRNVLTANPATVDHMLRGRFDNYPKGAPFSAILADFLGRGIFNVDGDAWLFQRKLAAAELASPALRAFAVRVVASELRSRLIPLLHSASREGRGRVLDLQDVFRRFAFDCICKISFGLDPGCLELSMPVSSFENAFDVASTLSARRATVPMQVIWRLKRFFNLGDERKLRDAVRLVDRLAEEVIRQRRKLGGAASGSDLLSRFMGSINDDKYLRDIVVSFMLAGRDTVASALTAFFLLLSDHPEVAAAIRDEVARVAGDDDRLTASTFNKLKDMHYVHAALYESMRLFPPVQFDSKFAAGDDKLPDGTAVAKGTRVTYHAYAMGRMESVWGPDCGEFRPERWLRGGRFVPESPYRYPVFQGGARVCIGKELALMEMKAVIVAVVRSFDVKAIERSSRRPRFAPGLTATFAGGVPVRVRRRARVSGHGPPI, from the coding sequence ATGGCCGCCGAGCCCGGGGCGCTAGCGTTACACGAAGCCGCGAGGGCCCTGGCGGCCTCGGTGCAGCCGCAGGTGGCCGCCGTGCTCTTCGTGTCCGCGGCGTGCACGGTGGCGCTCGCCGCCCTCCTGGCAGTGCTGCGGCTGCGCCCGCCGTGGTGGTGCGCGTGCCCCGTCTGCGAGGCCTACCTGACGGCGTCGTGGGCCGGCGAGTTCGACAACCTCTGCGACTGGTACGCGCACCTGCTgcgcgcctcgccggcgcagaCCGTGCACGTCCACGTCCTCCGGAACGTGCTCACCGCTAACCCGGCCACCGTCGACCACATGCTGCGCGGCCGCTTCGACAACTACCCCAAGGGCGCGCCCTTCTCGGCCATCCTCGCCGACTTCCTCGGCCGCGGGATCTTTAACGTCGACGGGGACGCGTGGCTCTTCCAGCGCAAGCTCGCCGCGGCCGAGCTCGCCTCGCCCGCGCTGCGCGCCTTCGCCGTGCGTGTCGTGGCCTCCGAGCTGCGGAGCCGGCTCATCCCCCTGCTCCACTCTGCCTCCCGGGAAGGCCGGGGCAGGGTGCTTGACCTGCAGGACGTGTTCCGCCGCTTCGCCTTCGATTGCATATGCAAGATCTCTTTCGGCCTCGACCCCGGCTGCCTCGAGCTGTCGATGCCGGTGTCGTCGTTCGAGAACGCTTTCGACGTGGCCTCCACGCTCTCTGCCAGGCGCGCCACCGTGCCCATGCAGGTCATCTGGAGGCTGAAGCGCTTCTTCAACTTGGGGGACGAGAGGAAGCTCCGGGACGCGGTGCGCCTCGTCGACAGGCTCGCCGAGGAGGTCATCCGGCAGCGCCGCAAGCTCGGCGGCGCAGCCTCTGGCAGCGACCTCCTGTCGCGCTTCATGGGTTCCATCAACGACGACAAGTACCTCCGCGACATCGTCGTCAGCTTCATGCTCGCCGGGCGCGACACCGTCGCCTCGGCGCTGACCGCCTTCTTCCTGCTCCTCTCCGATCACCCGGAGGTCGCCGCGGCCATCCGGGACGAGGTCGCCCgcgtcgccggcgacgacgaccggcTCACCGCGTCCACCTTCAACAAGCTCAAGGACATGCACTACGTGCACGCGGCGCTGTACGAGAGCATGCGGCTGTTCCCGCCGGTGCAGTTCGACTCCAagttcgccgccggcgacgacaaGCTCCCGGACGGCACGGCCGTGGCGAAGGGCACCCGGGTCACCTACCATGCCTACGCCATGGGGCGCATGGAGTCCGTGTGGGGCCCCGACTGCGGCGAGTTCCGGCCCGAGCGCTGGCTCCGGGGCGGCCGGTTCGTCCCGGAGAGCCCGTACCGGTACCCCGTCTtccagggcggcgcgcgcgtgtgcATCGGCAAGGAGCTGGCCCTCATGGAGATGAAGGCCGTCATCGTCGCCGTGGTCCGGAGCTTCGACGTCAAGGCGATCGAGCGGAGCTCCCGGCGGCCCAGGTTCGCGCCGGGGCTGACCGCCACGTTCGCGGGCGGGGTTCCGGTGCGAGTGCGCCGGCGAGCACGTGTGAGCGGGCACGGCCCGCCAATCTGA
- the LOC112892172 gene encoding uncharacterized protein LOC112892172 isoform X2 has product MAAPPEATEAPPPPEDREGTAKDGVEVCLFDESADGFSRTVRAISELADLEPEPDFPDAEVERFASSITFLREWRHFSYEPKDISFNTGIESAPSRDGMHSIILPQFSAATVPQVTQQEDRRDNTVSFDSILFAGGNVWALDWCPRLCDKPGSSINCEYLAVSAHPPGSSYHKIGMPLTGRGIIQIWCLLAPFEDAHSRRPLDACNSISRRGRPRKIPDGTNSVGCSSNPPKPRGRPRKRPYNDQLEPVPKRPRGRPRKYPLPVAKLEDSSQNSGCQAIVLFDPLATSTGIPDDLPLAYVMPTTKSEKSTPKIGRGRPRKNPSDKLADSSAAVSKEDVRTEPSPTSAICAKPKRPRGRPRKYPVPINDKSVSGADFDLGQETTFQPVSFSGSLDHTVCKEFNAIPRKKPSDKLIGSSGAVSKEDACIEPSPTTSICAKPKRPRGRPRKHPVPINNTSVSGAVVDLGQEATCQPVSFSCSLDHTVCTEFNANLSIVAVDAALPVVHKLTSSADTIVKENACIESPTTSTRKQPKRTRVRPRKYSDTDIELGKDTIGWSVSSACSLDHTACTESNSNLSIVAVDAASLFTSSSTAISEKSKGQRSRAQNKKKTISYELCSPVVSGVEPWSMGSIETVPNGPMASVENTLISAQNMVSVTSDLCSANMLNSDDNVHKGALSGDLVQPIHISPKSRQSSGRRGRGRPKRNPLSVGTSSLVASGASSTKTTSVLTSSDNLTSLDKSDGEFIASNLGSIGSSGCSIEKSSVRLGVVSSDAASPRHGLCNANCKEESSTKRGSGSRKKPVSTEHSHFTDFNGKEQKMQTNLKSSDPVVLVENCMKGPCPRKGGGQPQRIPASNESNGTSVRGETHTMERFSTSVTTASPRNDDMADEAGLIQSNNGIVGCEGMKVNASSTSNVTSHCNGNAQANQAAPSFKNSDRVIDEVEATELIPLKEPREDDNMFSCAENSNSSPVPKDIALPRVVLCLAHNGKVAWDIKWKPPLLSQPEQKSRLGFLAVLLGNGSLEVWEVPSPCMIQKLYSPSKVEGSDPRFLKLQPVFRSVKVKCGNRQSIPLTVDWSPSPPHDMILAGCHDGTVALWNFSTNLSSQDSKPFMCITAESVPIRALSWAPYISEENINTFVTAGADGLKFWDLRDPYRPLWELTTAPRAVLSVQWLKDGRNLIHPFAAKSLI; this is encoded by the exons atggccgCGCCTCCGGAGGCGACGgaggcgccgcccccgccggaaGATAGAGAGGGGACCGCTAAGGATGGCGTTGAGGTGTGCCTTTTCGACGAGTCAGCAGATGGGTTCTCCAGAACGGTGCGTGCCATCTCGGAGCTCGCCGACTTAGAGCCCGAACCAGACTTCCCTGACGCGGAAGTCGAGCGGTTTGCCTCGTCAATAACGTTCCTCAG AGAATGGAGGCACTTCTCTTATGAGCCAAAAGATATAAGTTTCAATACTGGCATTGAGTCAGCTCCGTCAAGAGATGGCATGCACAGTATAATCTTACCACAGTTTTCAGCTGCAACTGTTCCCCAG GTCACACAGCAGGAAGATCGGAGGGATAATACTGTCAG CTTTGATTCTATTTTGTTTGCTGGGGGAAATGTCTGGGCCTTGGACTGGTGCCCAAGGTTGTGCGACAAGCCTGGCTCTTCTATAAACTGTGAG TATCTTGCTGTTTCTGCTCACCCTCCTGGTTCTTCTTACCATAAAATTGGTATGCCCTTAACGGGGAGAGGTATCATTCAAATTTGGTGTCTTTTAGCACCATTTGAAGACGCACATTCTCGTCGGCCACTGGATGCATGCAATAGTATTAGTCGAAGAGGAAGGCCTAGAAAAATACCAGATGGGACTAATTCTGTTGGTTGTTCATCCAACCCACCAAAGCCAAGGGGGAGGCCAAGAAAGAGACCTTATAATGATCAGCTGGAACCTGTTCCAAAAAGACCAAGGGGCAGACCGAGAAAATATCCGCTGCCAGTTGCTAAATTGGAAGATTCATCCCAAAATAGTGGATGTCAGGCTATCGTTCTTTTTGACCCTCTTGCCACTTCAACAGGTATTCCAGATGACCTTCCATTGGCTTATGTCATGCCAACCACGAAGTCAGAGAAATCAACTCCAAAAATAGGTAGAGGGCGACCTAGGAAAAATCCAAGTGACAAATTGGCAGATTCATCGGCCGCTGTATCAAAAGAAGATGTGCGTACAGAACCATCTCCAACCTCTGCAATCTGTGCAAAACCAAAGAGACCACGCGGGAGGCCCCGAAAGTATCCGGTTCCAATCAACGATAAATCTGTTTCAGGTGCTGATTTTGATTTAGGACAAGAGACAACTTTTCAGCCTGTTTCATTTAGCGGCAGCTTGGACCACACTGTTTGCAAAGAGTTTAATGCCATACCTAGGAAAAAACCTAGTGACAAACTGATAGGTTCATCTGGCGCTGTATCAAAAGAAGATGCGTGTATAGAGCCATCTCCAACAACTTCAATCTGTGCAAAACCAAAGAGACCACGCGGGAGGCCACGAAAGCATCCGGTTCCAATCAACAATACATCTGTTTCGGGCGCTGTTGTTGATTTAGGGCAAGAGGCAACTTGTCAGCCTGTTTCATTTAGCTGCAGTTTGGACCACACTGTTTGCACAGAGTTCAATGCTAATTTAAGTATCGTTGCAGTTGATGCAGCATTGCCAGTTGTTCACAAACTGACCAGTTCGGCAGACACTATAGTAAAAGAAAATGCATGCATAGAATCTCCAACAACTTCAACCCGTAAGCAACCAAAGAGGACACGGGTGAGGCCTCGAAAATATTCAGACACTGATATTGAATTAGGGAAGGATACGATTGGTTGGTCTGTTTCATCTGCATGCAGTTTGGACCACACAGCTTGCACAGAGTCCAACTCTAATTTAAGTATTGTTGCGGTTGATGCAGCATCACTATTTACATCCTCATCTACTGCAATTTCTGAGAAGTCAAAAGGTCAGAGGAGTAGAGCacaaaataagaagaaaacaatTTCTTATGAACTATGTTCCCCAGTGGTTTCTGGTGTTGAACCATGGAGCATGGGTTCCATAGAAACTGTTCCGAATGGTCCAATGGCCTCTGTTGAAAATACTTTGATATCTGCACAGAACATGGTATCAGTGACAAGTGACCTTTGTTCTGCTAACATGTTAAACTCTGATGACAATGTACACAAAGGTGCTCTTTCAGGTGATTTGGTACAGCCCATCCACATTTCACCTAAATCAAGACAGTCAAGTGGTAGGAGGGGAAGAGGAAGGCCTAAAAGGAATCCGCTTTCTGTTGGAACTAGTTCTTTAGTGGCTTCTGGTGCCAGCTCCACAAAGACGACTTCTGTACTGACTAGTTCAGACAATCTCACATCTTTGGATAAGAGTGATGGCGAATTTATAGCAAGTAATCTTGGTTCAATTGGTTCAAGTGGGTGTAGTATTGAGAAATCCAGTGTTCGCTTGGGTGTTGTATCGTCTGATGCTGCATCACCAAGACATGGCTTATGCAATGCAAATTGTAAGGAAGAATCAAGTACCAAAAGAGGAAGTGGATCCAGAAAGAAACCTGTTTCAACTGAGCACAGTCATTTTACAGATTTTAATGGCAAAGAGCAAAAAATGCAGACAAATCTAAAGTCAAGTGATCCTGTGGTCTTGGTTGAAAATTGTATGAAAGGACCGTGCCCTAGGAAAGGTGGGGGCCAACCTCAAAGGATACCTGCTTCAAATGAGAGTAATGGCACATCTGTTCGTGGTGAAACACACACAATGGAGAGATTTTCCACATCTGTGACTACTGCATCACCTAGAAATGACGACATGGCTGATGAGGCTGGTTTGATCCAGTCTAACAATGGAATTGTTGGTTGTGAAGGCATGAAAGTAAATGCAAGCAGTACCTCCAATGTTACTTCTCATTGTAATGGAAATGCACAAGCAAATCAAGCTGCACCCAGTTTCAAGAACAGTGATAGGGTTATTGATGAAGTGGAAGCCACAGAACTCATACCACTCAAAGAACCAAGGGAAGATGACAATATGTTTAGTTGTGCAGAAAACTCAAACTCTTCTCCAGTCCCAAAAGACATTGCTCTACCAAGGGTTGTCTTGTGTTTAGCTCACAACGGCAAAGTTGCTTGGGATATCAAATGGAAGCCTCCTTTACTAAGTCAGCCTGAACAAAAATCACGCCTGGGTTTCCTTGCGGTATTGTTGGGGAATGGCTCCCTTGAAGT GTGGGAAGTTCCATCACCATGCATGATCCAGAAATTATATTCCCCCTCTAAGGTGGAGGGTTCTGACCCTCGTTTTCTAAAGCTTCAACCTGTATTTAGGTCTGTCAAAGTGAAGTGTGGGAACAGACAAAG CATTCCCTTGACAGTTGATTGGTCGCCTTCTCCACCGCATGATATGATATTGGCGGGTTGTCATGATGGAACG GTTGCTTTATGGAACTTCTCAACAAACCTGTCATCACAAG ATTCAAAACCTTTTATGTGTATCACTGCTGAATCTGTTCCCATTAGAGCTCTTTCTTGGGCACCTTATATAAG TGAGGAGAACATAAATACCTTTGTTACTGCTGGAGCTGATGGTCTAAAGTTCTGGGATTTAAG AGATCCGTACCGTCCTCTTTGGGAGCTAACTACTGCTCCAAGGGCTGTATTAAGTGTTCAGTGGTTAAAGGATGGAAG GAACTTAATTCACCCATTCGCTGCGAAATCGTTGATCTAA
- the LOC112892172 gene encoding uncharacterized protein LOC112892172 isoform X1: MAAPPEATEAPPPPEDREGTAKDGVEVCLFDESADGFSRTVRAISELADLEPEPDFPDAEVERFASSITFLREWRHFSYEPKDISFNTGIESAPSRDGMHSIILPQFSAATVPQVTQQEDRRDNTVSFDSILFAGGNVWALDWCPRLCDKPGSSINCEYLAVSAHPPGSSYHKIGMPLTGRGIIQIWCLLAPFEDAHSRRPLDACNSISRRGRPRKIPDGTNSVGCSSNPPKPRGRPRKRPYNDQLEPVPKRPRGRPRKYPLPVAKLEDSSQNSGCQAIVLFDPLATSTGIPDDLPLAYVMPTTKSEKSTPKIGRGRPRKNPSDKLADSSAAVSKEDVRTEPSPTSAICAKPKRPRGRPRKYPVPINDKSVSGADFDLGQETTFQPVSFSGSLDHTVCKEFNAIPRKKPSDKLIGSSGAVSKEDACIEPSPTTSICAKPKRPRGRPRKHPVPINNTSVSGAVVDLGQEATCQPVSFSCSLDHTVCTEFNANLSIVAVDAALPVVHKLTSSADTIVKENACIESPTTSTRKQPKRTRVRPRKYSDTDIELGKDTIGWSVSSACSLDHTACTESNSNLSIVAVDAASLFTSSSTAISEKSKGQRSRAQNKKKTISYELCSPVVSGVEPWSMGSIETVPNGPMASVENTLISAQNMVSVTSDLCSANMLNSDDNVHKGALSGDLVQPIHISPKSRQSSGRRGRGRPKRNPLSVGTSSLVASGASSTKTTSVLTSSDNLTSLDKSDGEFIASNLGSIGSSGCSIEKSSVRLGVVSSDAASPRHGLCNANCKEESSTKRGSGSRKKPVSTEHSHFTDFNGKEQKMQTNLKSSDPVVLVENCMKGPCPRKGGGQPQRIPASNESNGTSVRGETHTMERFSTSVTTASPRNDDMADEAGLIQSNNGIVGCEGMKVNASSTSNVTSHCNGNAQANQAAPSFKNSDRVIDEVEATELIPLKEPREDDNMFSCAENSNSSPVPKDIALPRVVLCLAHNGKVAWDIKWKPPLLSQPEQKSRLGFLAVLLGNGSLEVWEVPSPCMIQKLYSPSKVEGSDPRFLKLQPVFRSVKVKCGNRQSIPLTVDWSPSPPHDMILAGCHDGTVALWNFSTNLSSQDSKPFMCITAESVPIRALSWAPYISEENINTFVTAGADGLKFWDLRDPYRPLWELTTAPRAVLSVQWLKDGRGIVISMEDGTLKFLSLPRIANDVPATGRPFVGTKTQGVATYQLSEYLIWSVHASDTTGCAAYCGADGTAVCFQLTPRFWEKEPGRNRVPYFLCGSLSEEGENIKIGSGLQMSPLPNVPVVNKKGTKPCQNIVQGLPASDVTGPPACQLNTPTGNRDIVNPELGYDQDGGHCEEQGTGAVDTELADDQDDGHGEEQGAGAVNPELGDDQDNGHRKGQGAGAVNPELGDDQDGHSEEPGAGAIVLAGPTEQEDAGTLNSKGGESPKDFEVLPPKSVALHRVRWNMNKGSERWLCYGGAAGIIRCQRI; encoded by the exons atggccgCGCCTCCGGAGGCGACGgaggcgccgcccccgccggaaGATAGAGAGGGGACCGCTAAGGATGGCGTTGAGGTGTGCCTTTTCGACGAGTCAGCAGATGGGTTCTCCAGAACGGTGCGTGCCATCTCGGAGCTCGCCGACTTAGAGCCCGAACCAGACTTCCCTGACGCGGAAGTCGAGCGGTTTGCCTCGTCAATAACGTTCCTCAG AGAATGGAGGCACTTCTCTTATGAGCCAAAAGATATAAGTTTCAATACTGGCATTGAGTCAGCTCCGTCAAGAGATGGCATGCACAGTATAATCTTACCACAGTTTTCAGCTGCAACTGTTCCCCAG GTCACACAGCAGGAAGATCGGAGGGATAATACTGTCAG CTTTGATTCTATTTTGTTTGCTGGGGGAAATGTCTGGGCCTTGGACTGGTGCCCAAGGTTGTGCGACAAGCCTGGCTCTTCTATAAACTGTGAG TATCTTGCTGTTTCTGCTCACCCTCCTGGTTCTTCTTACCATAAAATTGGTATGCCCTTAACGGGGAGAGGTATCATTCAAATTTGGTGTCTTTTAGCACCATTTGAAGACGCACATTCTCGTCGGCCACTGGATGCATGCAATAGTATTAGTCGAAGAGGAAGGCCTAGAAAAATACCAGATGGGACTAATTCTGTTGGTTGTTCATCCAACCCACCAAAGCCAAGGGGGAGGCCAAGAAAGAGACCTTATAATGATCAGCTGGAACCTGTTCCAAAAAGACCAAGGGGCAGACCGAGAAAATATCCGCTGCCAGTTGCTAAATTGGAAGATTCATCCCAAAATAGTGGATGTCAGGCTATCGTTCTTTTTGACCCTCTTGCCACTTCAACAGGTATTCCAGATGACCTTCCATTGGCTTATGTCATGCCAACCACGAAGTCAGAGAAATCAACTCCAAAAATAGGTAGAGGGCGACCTAGGAAAAATCCAAGTGACAAATTGGCAGATTCATCGGCCGCTGTATCAAAAGAAGATGTGCGTACAGAACCATCTCCAACCTCTGCAATCTGTGCAAAACCAAAGAGACCACGCGGGAGGCCCCGAAAGTATCCGGTTCCAATCAACGATAAATCTGTTTCAGGTGCTGATTTTGATTTAGGACAAGAGACAACTTTTCAGCCTGTTTCATTTAGCGGCAGCTTGGACCACACTGTTTGCAAAGAGTTTAATGCCATACCTAGGAAAAAACCTAGTGACAAACTGATAGGTTCATCTGGCGCTGTATCAAAAGAAGATGCGTGTATAGAGCCATCTCCAACAACTTCAATCTGTGCAAAACCAAAGAGACCACGCGGGAGGCCACGAAAGCATCCGGTTCCAATCAACAATACATCTGTTTCGGGCGCTGTTGTTGATTTAGGGCAAGAGGCAACTTGTCAGCCTGTTTCATTTAGCTGCAGTTTGGACCACACTGTTTGCACAGAGTTCAATGCTAATTTAAGTATCGTTGCAGTTGATGCAGCATTGCCAGTTGTTCACAAACTGACCAGTTCGGCAGACACTATAGTAAAAGAAAATGCATGCATAGAATCTCCAACAACTTCAACCCGTAAGCAACCAAAGAGGACACGGGTGAGGCCTCGAAAATATTCAGACACTGATATTGAATTAGGGAAGGATACGATTGGTTGGTCTGTTTCATCTGCATGCAGTTTGGACCACACAGCTTGCACAGAGTCCAACTCTAATTTAAGTATTGTTGCGGTTGATGCAGCATCACTATTTACATCCTCATCTACTGCAATTTCTGAGAAGTCAAAAGGTCAGAGGAGTAGAGCacaaaataagaagaaaacaatTTCTTATGAACTATGTTCCCCAGTGGTTTCTGGTGTTGAACCATGGAGCATGGGTTCCATAGAAACTGTTCCGAATGGTCCAATGGCCTCTGTTGAAAATACTTTGATATCTGCACAGAACATGGTATCAGTGACAAGTGACCTTTGTTCTGCTAACATGTTAAACTCTGATGACAATGTACACAAAGGTGCTCTTTCAGGTGATTTGGTACAGCCCATCCACATTTCACCTAAATCAAGACAGTCAAGTGGTAGGAGGGGAAGAGGAAGGCCTAAAAGGAATCCGCTTTCTGTTGGAACTAGTTCTTTAGTGGCTTCTGGTGCCAGCTCCACAAAGACGACTTCTGTACTGACTAGTTCAGACAATCTCACATCTTTGGATAAGAGTGATGGCGAATTTATAGCAAGTAATCTTGGTTCAATTGGTTCAAGTGGGTGTAGTATTGAGAAATCCAGTGTTCGCTTGGGTGTTGTATCGTCTGATGCTGCATCACCAAGACATGGCTTATGCAATGCAAATTGTAAGGAAGAATCAAGTACCAAAAGAGGAAGTGGATCCAGAAAGAAACCTGTTTCAACTGAGCACAGTCATTTTACAGATTTTAATGGCAAAGAGCAAAAAATGCAGACAAATCTAAAGTCAAGTGATCCTGTGGTCTTGGTTGAAAATTGTATGAAAGGACCGTGCCCTAGGAAAGGTGGGGGCCAACCTCAAAGGATACCTGCTTCAAATGAGAGTAATGGCACATCTGTTCGTGGTGAAACACACACAATGGAGAGATTTTCCACATCTGTGACTACTGCATCACCTAGAAATGACGACATGGCTGATGAGGCTGGTTTGATCCAGTCTAACAATGGAATTGTTGGTTGTGAAGGCATGAAAGTAAATGCAAGCAGTACCTCCAATGTTACTTCTCATTGTAATGGAAATGCACAAGCAAATCAAGCTGCACCCAGTTTCAAGAACAGTGATAGGGTTATTGATGAAGTGGAAGCCACAGAACTCATACCACTCAAAGAACCAAGGGAAGATGACAATATGTTTAGTTGTGCAGAAAACTCAAACTCTTCTCCAGTCCCAAAAGACATTGCTCTACCAAGGGTTGTCTTGTGTTTAGCTCACAACGGCAAAGTTGCTTGGGATATCAAATGGAAGCCTCCTTTACTAAGTCAGCCTGAACAAAAATCACGCCTGGGTTTCCTTGCGGTATTGTTGGGGAATGGCTCCCTTGAAGT GTGGGAAGTTCCATCACCATGCATGATCCAGAAATTATATTCCCCCTCTAAGGTGGAGGGTTCTGACCCTCGTTTTCTAAAGCTTCAACCTGTATTTAGGTCTGTCAAAGTGAAGTGTGGGAACAGACAAAG CATTCCCTTGACAGTTGATTGGTCGCCTTCTCCACCGCATGATATGATATTGGCGGGTTGTCATGATGGAACG GTTGCTTTATGGAACTTCTCAACAAACCTGTCATCACAAG ATTCAAAACCTTTTATGTGTATCACTGCTGAATCTGTTCCCATTAGAGCTCTTTCTTGGGCACCTTATATAAG TGAGGAGAACATAAATACCTTTGTTACTGCTGGAGCTGATGGTCTAAAGTTCTGGGATTTAAG AGATCCGTACCGTCCTCTTTGGGAGCTAACTACTGCTCCAAGGGCTGTATTAAGTGTTCAGTGGTTAAAGGATGGAAG GGGGATTGTCATCTCAATGGAAGATGGTACATTGAAATTTCTGAGCTTGCCCCGGATTGCAAATGATGTTCCAGCCACTGGAAGGCCGTTTGTCGGAACAAAAACTCAGGGTGTTGCAACTTATCAGTTGTCAGAATATTTGATTTGGAGTGTCCATGCCTCAGACACTACAG GTTGTGCTGCTTACTGTGGGGCAGATGGTACTGCAGTGTGCTTCCAG CTTACTCCAAGGTTCTGGGAGAAGGAACCTGGGCGGAACCGTGTTCCTTATTTCCTTTGTGGATCATTATCAGAGGAGGGAGAAAATATTAAGATTGGCAGCGGGCTGCAAATGTCTCCATTACCAAATGTTCCCGTGGTGAACAAAAAGGGTACAAAACCGTGCCAAAATATAGTTCAGGGCCTCCCTGCAAGCGATGTCACTGGCCCGCCAGCATGCCAGCTTAACACCCCGACAGGAAACAGGGACATTGTAAATCCAGAACTTGGCTATGATCAAGATGGTGGACATTGCGAAGAACAAGGAACAGGTGCTGTAGATACAGAACTTGCTGATGATCAAGATGATGGACACGGTGAAGAACAAGGAGCAGGTGCTGTAAATCCAGAACTTGGTGATGATCAAGATAATGGACACAGAAAAGGACAAGGAGCAGGTGCTGTAAATC